One Paracoccus sp. TOH DNA segment encodes these proteins:
- a CDS encoding phosphonate C-P lyase system protein PhnH produces MRIPLNGDHMQAAQLHRQTRAFRVLLQAFGHPARLHRLESNAVGAVITGLLDPGTTVAIRDPALLALVRASGAVISDQAEWVFAGPGLADLSAIPAGTRDRPEDGATVVVPVTALSDTQGALHLRASGAGIPAMRDLFVTGLSRGVIRDHIGLRADYPRGIDLLLCAGQVVAALPRHLMLEML; encoded by the coding sequence ATGCGCATCCCGCTGAACGGCGATCACATGCAGGCGGCACAGCTGCACCGCCAGACGCGCGCGTTCCGGGTGCTGCTGCAAGCCTTCGGCCATCCCGCACGATTGCACCGGCTGGAAAGCAATGCGGTCGGGGCGGTGATCACCGGCCTGCTGGATCCCGGCACCACCGTCGCCATCCGCGATCCGGCCTTGCTGGCCCTCGTGCGGGCCTCAGGGGCGGTGATCTCGGATCAGGCGGAATGGGTCTTTGCCGGGCCGGGTCTGGCCGATCTGTCCGCGATCCCCGCCGGCACCCGCGACAGGCCGGAAGATGGCGCCACCGTGGTCGTGCCCGTCACCGCGCTGTCCGACACGCAAGGCGCCCTGCATCTGCGCGCCAGCGGGGCCGGCATCCCCGCCATGCGCGATCTGTTCGTCACCGGCCTGTCGCGCGGCGTCATCCGCGACCATATCGGGCTGCGGGCCGATTATCCGCGCGGCATTGACCTGCTGCTCTGCGCCGGTCAAGTGGTCGCCGCGCTTCCCCGTCACCTGATGCTGGAGATGCTCTGA
- a CDS encoding carbon-phosphorus lyase complex subunit PhnI, whose product MYVPVKGSSKAIAASRIAMDHARIEDEAHPGITLDQIIAQMGLALDRIMTEGGLYDRRLAALAFKQAQGDVGEAVFLLRAHRAQLPDFGAAAPVDLSRLRDRHISATHKELPGGQVLGATFDYTHRLLDFSLEGPRARPPLPTAAPVPPLNDPPLNDPPPDVTPCIEKPVDITRIPPSPAPTAPERLAHLARGEEGYLTGLAYESLRKAGAAHPYVADLAAGRAEVMVTLEDLGLTVSIGEIELTACIAVLPDSGADPQLREGFGITFGRAERKAVAMAVVDLQAGADKAPPDLLMHADGVAASGYVSHLKLPHYSDFAADMARLLRAKEQP is encoded by the coding sequence ATGTATGTCCCCGTCAAGGGTAGCTCAAAGGCCATCGCCGCATCGCGCATCGCCATGGACCACGCCCGGATCGAGGATGAGGCCCATCCCGGCATCACGCTTGACCAGATCATCGCCCAGATGGGGCTGGCGCTGGACCGTATCATGACCGAGGGCGGGCTTTACGACCGCCGCCTTGCCGCGCTGGCGTTCAAACAGGCGCAGGGCGACGTCGGCGAAGCAGTCTTTCTGCTGCGCGCCCATCGCGCCCAACTGCCCGATTTCGGTGCCGCCGCGCCGGTCGATCTGTCCCGATTGCGCGACCGCCACATCTCGGCCACCCACAAGGAACTACCCGGGGGTCAGGTGCTGGGCGCGACTTTCGACTATACCCACCGCCTGCTGGATTTTTCGCTTGAGGGACCGCGCGCGCGTCCCCCCCTACCGACGGCCGCACCGGTGCCGCCGCTCAATGACCCGCCGCTCAATGACCCGCCGCCCGATGTCACGCCCTGCATCGAAAAACCGGTGGATATCACCCGCATACCGCCGTCGCCCGCGCCCACGGCCCCCGAACGCCTTGCGCATCTTGCCCGGGGGGAAGAGGGCTATCTGACCGGCCTTGCCTATGAAAGCCTGCGCAAGGCGGGCGCGGCGCATCCCTATGTCGCGGACCTTGCCGCCGGCCGGGCCGAGGTCATGGTCACGCTGGAGGATCTGGGCCTGACCGTCTCGATCGGAGAGATCGAGCTGACCGCCTGCATCGCCGTTTTGCCCGACTCCGGCGCTGATCCGCAATTGCGCGAAGGCTTCGGCATCACCTTCGGCCGAGCCGAACGCAAGGCCGTCGCCATGGCCGTCGTCGATCTGCAAGCGGGGGCGGACAAGGCGCCCCCCGATCTGCTGATGCATGCCGATGGCGTCGCGGCCTCGGGCTATGTCAGCCATCTGAAACTGCCGCACTATTCCGACTTTGCAGCCGATATGGCACGGCTGCTTCGCGCGAAGGAGCAGCCGTGA
- a CDS encoding alpha-D-ribose 1-methylphosphonate 5-phosphate C-P-lyase PhnJ, translating into MNYAYLDQPSKREIRRKVLKALCLPGRQVPFSAPELPIAYGWGVGGMAITAALLEPADRLKVVDHGSDDTVNALNIRGFFERTAKVSATTSSAEATIIQTRQRVPEAALHDGQILVYQVPRPDPLRGFTDDAAEARRRHAQHDYGVVLTTLFEVWLHHGETSLGYDHPVTVDGGALMSPSPIPAMDNLRMNNMAAIQIFGAARERRLYALPAHTRVESLAFRDLPCVPPRPPGACAICSTDVHYLDNIGTDAAPKWVCSDSESCRIRADV; encoded by the coding sequence GTGAACTACGCCTATCTCGACCAGCCGTCGAAGCGCGAAATCCGCCGCAAGGTCCTGAAGGCGCTGTGCCTGCCCGGCCGTCAGGTGCCGTTCAGTGCGCCGGAGCTGCCTATCGCCTATGGCTGGGGCGTGGGCGGGATGGCAATCACTGCGGCGCTTCTGGAACCCGCGGACCGCCTGAAAGTCGTCGACCACGGCTCGGACGATACGGTCAATGCTTTGAACATTCGGGGTTTCTTCGAAAGAACCGCCAAGGTTTCCGCCACCACCAGCTCCGCCGAGGCGACGATCATCCAGACCCGTCAGCGCGTCCCCGAAGCTGCTTTGCATGACGGACAGATCCTCGTCTACCAAGTGCCGCGCCCGGACCCGTTGCGCGGCTTCACGGATGATGCCGCCGAGGCGCGCCGCCGCCACGCCCAGCACGACTACGGTGTCGTCCTGACCACGCTGTTCGAGGTCTGGCTGCATCACGGCGAGACGAGCCTCGGCTATGACCACCCGGTGACCGTCGACGGCGGCGCGCTGATGTCGCCCTCGCCCATTCCCGCGATGGACAACCTGCGGATGAACAACATGGCAGCGATCCAGATTTTTGGCGCCGCGCGCGAACGCAGGCTTTATGCGCTGCCCGCTCATACCCGCGTCGAAAGCCTGGCTTTCCGTGACCTGCCCTGCGTGCCGCCGCGCCCCCCGGGCGCCTGCGCAATCTGCAGCACCGACGTGCATTACCTCGACAATATCGGCACCGACGCGGCTCCGAAATGGGTCTGTTCGGATTCCGAGAGCTGCCGGATCCGCGCCGATGTTTGA
- a CDS encoding ATP-binding cassette domain-containing protein has protein sequence MFELPPPVLEIAGASFRAGGRMVLEDCDLQLYPSEVLAIAGCSGSGKTSLLNILAGRAEPASGTAFRLKGQDLLAGDDSAVARLRRAATGYVTQDAAETLDLTLSASANIARRLFDLGLNHAADALHRAQDLAQRLGLPVGRLSEPVQNFSGGMRQRVQIAAAMVHDPEILFLDEPTSGLDSIAQALFLDTLMRVRQEGGTAMILVTHDLQIARLIANRVLVMDAGRIVAEAVTDRLLTEPAHPVSEALVGAMI, from the coding sequence ATGTTTGAACTTCCCCCGCCCGTCTTGGAGATCGCCGGGGCCAGCTTCCGTGCCGGTGGACGCATGGTGCTGGAGGATTGCGATCTGCAACTCTACCCGTCGGAGGTGCTGGCGATTGCGGGCTGTTCGGGTTCGGGAAAGACCAGCCTGCTCAACATCCTCGCCGGTCGCGCCGAGCCTGCCTCCGGCACCGCCTTCCGGTTGAAAGGGCAAGACCTGCTCGCGGGGGATGACTCCGCTGTCGCCCGGCTACGACGCGCGGCGACTGGCTATGTCACGCAGGATGCGGCGGAAACGCTGGACCTGACCCTGAGCGCCAGCGCCAATATCGCCCGCCGCCTATTCGACCTCGGCCTGAACCACGCCGCTGACGCCTTGCACCGCGCGCAGGACCTGGCGCAGCGCCTCGGCCTGCCCGTCGGGCGGCTGAGCGAGCCGGTTCAGAATTTCTCGGGCGGGATGCGACAGCGTGTGCAGATCGCGGCAGCCATGGTCCACGACCCAGAGATCTTGTTTCTGGACGAGCCGACCTCGGGCCTCGACAGCATCGCGCAGGCGCTGTTCCTCGACACGTTGATGCGCGTGCGGCAGGAGGGCGGCACGGCCATGATCCTCGTTACCCATGACCTGCAGATCGCGCGGTTGATCGCCAACCGGGTGCTGGTTATGGACGCAGGCCGCATCGTCGCCGAAGCCGTCACAGACCGCCTGCTGACCGAACCCGCCCATCCCGTCTCCGAGGCACTGGTGGGGGCGATGATATGA
- a CDS encoding ABC transporter ATP-binding protein: protein MMRPPAVTLCFQSGPIALSAVAGQLIHIWGPSGAGKSTLLSRIWGSRGIADGRLEVRVPGWDLDLRALSPAHLAWTRPKLMAYLPQTPHVPPNVRVGDWFAATDWRLDEGLAALDLSHALLTRCALELSGGELRRFCLLRVLFSDAPILLLDEPCTGLDPDRQARVEAILRTARSKGRLVISTGHAHAPDADQSIRLPIGAGAQLVLEA from the coding sequence ATGATGCGGCCGCCCGCCGTGACGTTGTGTTTCCAAAGCGGTCCGATTGCGCTGAGTGCCGTGGCCGGACAGCTTATCCATATCTGGGGGCCGTCGGGGGCAGGGAAATCCACCCTGCTGTCGCGGATCTGGGGTAGCAGGGGCATTGCCGATGGTCGGCTGGAGGTCAGAGTTCCGGGATGGGATCTGGACCTGCGGGCGCTGTCGCCGGCACATCTGGCCTGGACGCGGCCGAAGCTGATGGCCTATTTGCCGCAGACCCCGCATGTCCCGCCAAACGTCCGCGTCGGCGACTGGTTCGCGGCGACCGACTGGCGTCTGGACGAAGGGCTTGCAGCGCTGGATTTGTCGCACGCCCTTCTGACTCGCTGCGCGCTGGAACTCTCAGGTGGGGAATTGCGGCGTTTCTGCCTGTTGCGCGTCCTGTTTTCCGACGCGCCGATCCTGCTGCTGGACGAGCCTTGCACAGGCCTTGATCCGGACCGTCAGGCGCGGGTTGAGGCTATATTGCGCACCGCACGTAGCAAGGGGCGACTAGTGATTTCCACCGGACACGCGCATGCGCCAGATGCTGATCAATCGATCCGGCTTCCTATCGGAGCTGGCGCGCAACTCGTGCTCGAGGCATGA
- a CDS encoding transposase: MSTIDSGHCGDDVARRTKRLWTDEEKRSICFQTAAPGVSVAQVARRYAVNANLIFKWLRDRRYAPDPASALPPSEEARFLPVEIVAETRSARATPAAHNHIEIELAGGHRMRISGSYDPEALARLIRGVTA; this comes from the coding sequence GTGTCCACCATTGATAGTGGACACTGTGGTGATGACGTGGCGCGTCGGACGAAGCGGCTTTGGACGGATGAGGAGAAGCGGTCGATCTGCTTCCAGACGGCGGCGCCGGGGGTATCGGTCGCCCAGGTGGCGCGGCGCTACGCGGTGAATGCGAACTTGATCTTCAAGTGGCTGCGCGATCGCCGTTACGCGCCGGACCCCGCCTCGGCTCTTCCCCCGTCAGAGGAGGCGCGCTTTCTGCCTGTGGAGATTGTCGCGGAGACCAGGTCTGCCCGGGCAACACCTGCCGCCCACAACCACATCGAGATCGAATTGGCGGGCGGGCACCGGATGCGCATCAGCGGGAGCTATGATCCCGAGGCTCTGGCGCGGCTGATCCGGGGCGTGACGGCGTGA
- the tnpB gene encoding IS66 family insertion sequence element accessory protein TnpB (TnpB, as the term is used for proteins encoded by IS66 family insertion elements, is considered an accessory protein, since TnpC, encoded by a neighboring gene, is a DDE family transposase.), with translation MIPVPANTRVWLAAGATDMRKGFTALAAQAEAVLKQDPFAGHLFVFRGRRGDLVKVIWWDGQGACMFMKRLEKGRFVWPSAKEGKVALSPAQLSMLLEGIDWRAPERTWRPLAAG, from the coding sequence GTGATCCCGGTTCCGGCGAACACGCGGGTCTGGCTGGCGGCGGGCGCCACCGACATGCGCAAGGGGTTCACGGCACTGGCGGCGCAGGCCGAGGCGGTGCTGAAGCAGGACCCGTTCGCCGGGCATCTGTTCGTCTTCCGTGGCCGTCGGGGCGATCTGGTGAAGGTGATCTGGTGGGATGGCCAAGGCGCGTGCATGTTCATGAAGCGGCTGGAGAAGGGTCGGTTCGTCTGGCCCTCGGCCAAGGAGGGCAAGGTGGCTTTGTCGCCTGCGCAACTGTCGATGCTGCTGGAAGGCATCGACTGGCGGGCACCGGAACGGACGTGGCGGCCTCTGGCGGCGGGATAG
- a CDS encoding IS66 family transposase, which produces MLTQALTLPEDPEELRSFTARLLAEVKAQAILIEKLRHQLAGHRAHRFGASSETAEQLQLALETSEIAAAAMTARMKLPDIEEKDKPKRRPIPDHIPRMEVELTPSTDACADCGGRLRRIGEDVTEELEYVPGRFIVNRLVRPRLTCSCCERFVQSPLPSRPIERGRPGPGLLAHVLVSKYADHLPLYRQSQIFEREGLDLDRSTLADWVGKSTALLEPLADAIGRHVFSAEAIFADDTPISMLAPGTGKTQTARLWTYARDERPWGGQAPPAAWYRFSGDRKGQHPKDHLARFRGWMHADGYAGFEDLYRSGTIREVACMAHVRRKFVDIHRSQGSPIAGEAIGRIAQLYAVEKEARGSPPDRRTELRKAHAAPVFDDLQRWLAMRLTEISGKSPLAAAIRYALTRMDRLRPYLDHGILELDNNTAERGMRAIALGRKNYLFVGSEAGGNAAAIAYTLIETAKLNAVDPHAWLADTLARIPDYKITKVDDLMPWRWNG; this is translated from the coding sequence ATGCTCACCCAGGCCCTGACATTGCCGGAAGACCCCGAGGAGCTGCGCAGCTTCACCGCGCGGCTTCTGGCCGAGGTGAAGGCCCAGGCGATCCTGATCGAGAAGCTCCGGCATCAGCTGGCCGGGCACCGGGCGCACCGGTTTGGTGCGTCGTCCGAGACGGCGGAACAGTTGCAGCTGGCCCTTGAGACCAGCGAGATCGCCGCCGCCGCGATGACCGCGCGGATGAAGCTGCCGGACATCGAGGAGAAGGACAAACCCAAGCGTCGTCCGATCCCGGACCACATCCCGCGAATGGAGGTGGAGCTGACACCGAGCACAGATGCCTGTGCCGATTGCGGCGGGCGCCTGCGCCGGATCGGGGAAGATGTGACGGAAGAGCTGGAATACGTTCCCGGGCGGTTCATCGTGAACCGGCTTGTCCGCCCTCGGCTGACCTGCTCGTGCTGTGAACGCTTCGTGCAGTCCCCACTGCCCTCGCGCCCGATCGAGCGCGGTCGCCCGGGGCCGGGCCTCCTCGCCCATGTCTTGGTGAGCAAGTATGCCGACCACCTTCCGCTCTACCGCCAGAGCCAGATCTTCGAGCGCGAAGGTCTCGACCTGGACCGGTCCACCCTGGCCGACTGGGTGGGCAAGAGCACGGCCCTGTTGGAGCCGCTGGCCGACGCCATCGGGCGCCATGTCTTCTCAGCCGAGGCGATCTTCGCCGACGACACGCCGATCAGCATGCTGGCGCCCGGCACCGGCAAGACCCAGACCGCCCGGCTCTGGACCTATGCGCGCGACGAACGCCCTTGGGGCGGGCAGGCCCCACCGGCGGCATGGTATCGCTTCTCCGGTGACCGCAAGGGCCAGCATCCCAAGGACCACCTCGCCCGCTTCCGCGGCTGGATGCACGCCGACGGTTATGCCGGGTTCGAGGATCTCTACCGCTCCGGCACCATCCGCGAGGTCGCCTGCATGGCCCATGTCCGGCGAAAGTTCGTCGATATCCATCGGTCGCAGGGCTCCCCGATCGCCGGAGAGGCCATCGGCCGGATCGCACAGCTCTACGCCGTCGAGAAAGAAGCCCGAGGGTCGCCGCCAGACCGCCGCACGGAACTCCGCAAAGCTCACGCCGCCCCGGTCTTCGACGATCTGCAGCGATGGCTGGCCATGAGACTGACGGAAATCTCGGGCAAATCCCCGCTCGCGGCCGCCATCCGCTATGCCCTGACCCGAATGGACCGCCTGCGCCCCTACCTCGACCACGGCATCCTGGAGTTGGACAACAACACCGCCGAACGCGGCATGCGCGCCATCGCCCTCGGGCGGAAGAACTACCTCTTCGTCGGCTCCGAGGCGGGCGGCAACGCCGCTGCCATCGCCTACACCCTGATCGAAACGGCCAAGCTCAACGCCGTCGATCCCCACGCCTGGCTCGCTGACACTCTCGCCCGCATTCCCGACTACAAGATCACCAAGGTCGATGACCTGATGCCGTGGCGCTGGAACGGATAG
- the phnC gene encoding phosphonate ABC transporter ATP-binding protein has protein sequence MLALNRVAVTYGNGTQALKPTSLKLAQGQFVVLLGRSGAGKSTLIRTLNGLVAPTSGSIIADGVGSLDGERALRVHRRRTGMIFQQHQLIGRLSALDNVMTGRLGYHSSFRTLFPLPRSDRQLGLECLARVGLLDKALVRADQLSGGQQQRVGIARALVQQPRLILADEPVASLDPETAVEVLSQLRHICTTDGITAVISLHQIDLARRFGDRVIAMRDGSVVADASVDELTDQMCASIYRSEASGRSSQQAHHHSSHSQPQPVAAMEAAL, from the coding sequence ATGTTGGCTTTGAACAGGGTTGCCGTGACCTATGGGAATGGCACACAAGCTCTAAAACCGACCTCGCTGAAGCTCGCGCAGGGGCAGTTTGTCGTCCTTTTGGGCCGCTCTGGCGCGGGTAAATCCACACTCATCCGCACCCTTAACGGCTTAGTTGCTCCTACGTCCGGTTCGATTATCGCTGATGGCGTTGGATCTCTGGACGGAGAGCGGGCGCTCCGAGTGCACCGCAGGCGCACCGGGATGATTTTCCAGCAGCACCAGCTCATCGGGCGCTTGAGCGCGCTTGATAATGTGATGACCGGTCGCTTGGGCTATCACTCATCCTTTCGAACCCTCTTTCCTCTTCCGCGTTCTGACCGGCAACTTGGGCTGGAATGTCTTGCTCGGGTTGGCTTGCTCGACAAAGCCTTGGTGAGGGCTGACCAGTTGTCGGGCGGCCAACAGCAACGTGTCGGCATCGCCCGTGCTCTGGTTCAGCAGCCCCGATTGATACTGGCTGACGAACCTGTGGCCAGCCTCGATCCGGAAACAGCCGTCGAAGTCCTTTCGCAACTCCGCCACATTTGCACGACGGATGGCATAACGGCTGTCATCAGCCTGCACCAGATCGACTTGGCGAGGCGCTTTGGTGATCGGGTCATCGCCATGCGTGATGGCTCTGTAGTCGCAGATGCGTCCGTTGATGAACTGACAGATCAGATGTGCGCCTCGATCTACCGCAGCGAAGCTTCAGGCCGGAGTTCGCAGCAAGCGCATCACCATTCATCCCACTCCCAACCACAACCTGTTGCTGCCATGGAGGCCGCCCTATGA
- the phnD gene encoding phosphate/phosphite/phosphonate ABC transporter substrate-binding protein, translating to MKKLLPVVVLAALGCGSAVHAEANPETLRVALLPDENAATVIKNNRPLEEYLEETLDRDIELIVTTDYSSMIEAMRFGRLEIAYFGPLSYTLAKTKAEIEPFAALMKDGETTYRAVVIGNAEAGIETIADAAGHDVAWGDVASTSSHLIPKSMLLKAGLEAETDYSENYVGSHDAVALAVQNGNAQVGGLSLPIFNAMVARGTIDPAKVVALEESDPFPQYPWTMRSDLDPNLKQAITDAFINLNDEEVLATFKADGFAPINDKAYDVVRDLGKMLNLDLSK from the coding sequence ATGAAGAAGTTGCTCCCCGTTGTCGTTCTCGCTGCTCTCGGCTGCGGCTCCGCAGTGCATGCGGAGGCAAATCCAGAAACTCTGCGCGTGGCGCTGTTGCCCGACGAGAACGCCGCCACAGTGATCAAAAACAATCGTCCGCTGGAAGAGTATCTTGAAGAAACTCTTGACCGCGACATCGAGCTGATCGTGACCACCGACTACTCCTCGATGATCGAGGCGATGCGGTTCGGTCGGCTTGAAATCGCATATTTCGGTCCGCTTTCCTACACGTTGGCCAAGACGAAGGCCGAGATCGAACCCTTTGCGGCACTGATGAAAGACGGCGAGACAACTTACCGCGCCGTTGTCATCGGCAACGCTGAAGCCGGCATTGAGACTATTGCGGATGCTGCCGGCCACGATGTGGCATGGGGTGACGTGGCATCTACTTCCAGCCACCTGATCCCGAAATCCATGCTGCTTAAAGCGGGTCTAGAAGCAGAGACGGATTACAGTGAGAACTACGTCGGCTCCCATGATGCCGTGGCGCTGGCGGTGCAAAACGGCAATGCCCAGGTTGGTGGTCTTTCGCTGCCCATCTTCAACGCTATGGTTGCTCGCGGCACGATCGACCCCGCGAAAGTTGTTGCGCTCGAAGAGTCCGATCCGTTTCCGCAGTATCCTTGGACGATGCGCTCTGACCTCGATCCGAACCTGAAGCAAGCCATCACCGACGCGTTCATCAACCTGAACGATGAGGAAGTGCTGGCGACGTTCAAGGCAGATGGTTTCGCGCCGATCAACGACAAGGCTTACGATGTCGTGCGGGATCTCGGTAAGATGCTGAACCTCGACCTCAGCAAATAA
- the phnE gene encoding phosphonate ABC transporter, permease protein PhnE, whose protein sequence is MTALSQSFDSILQRQSRAWKRAAVIAVIIAGVIIVSSYHSGLLDLERLGSGLPSLWQLGSEMVPPDFSRGMEWIGPLVDTLAMSIAGTAIAVLISLPVGFCASRKTAPNRVIYMIARGLLNGLRSIPELIMGIVFVAAVGFGALPGVLALGLHSVGMVGKFFAEAIEHCDNAPIEAARAAGASPFQIVTRAILPQVLPQLADVTIYRWEYNFRASTILGTVGAGGIGFELMTSLRIMNYQEVLAIMLVVLLMVTVVDQVGALLRRQLQ, encoded by the coding sequence ATGACAGCGCTTTCCCAAAGTTTCGACAGCATCCTTCAGCGCCAAAGTAGAGCTTGGAAGCGCGCTGCCGTGATCGCGGTGATCATCGCTGGCGTCATCATTGTCAGCAGCTACCACTCCGGCTTGCTTGATCTGGAGCGGCTTGGTTCCGGCCTTCCTTCGCTTTGGCAGTTGGGAAGTGAAATGGTTCCGCCCGATTTCAGCCGTGGGATGGAGTGGATCGGCCCCTTGGTTGATACTCTTGCCATGAGCATCGCCGGGACGGCAATCGCGGTTCTGATTTCGCTTCCCGTTGGCTTTTGCGCTTCGCGAAAAACAGCGCCAAACCGCGTTATCTACATGATCGCCCGCGGCCTGCTGAACGGCCTGCGCTCGATCCCTGAGTTGATCATGGGTATCGTTTTCGTTGCAGCGGTAGGCTTCGGGGCTCTGCCCGGCGTTCTTGCTCTAGGCCTTCACTCCGTTGGCATGGTCGGAAAGTTCTTTGCAGAAGCCATCGAGCATTGTGACAATGCGCCAATCGAGGCGGCGCGGGCCGCCGGTGCTTCACCCTTCCAGATCGTCACGCGCGCAATCCTGCCGCAAGTCCTGCCTCAACTGGCCGATGTCACGATCTACCGTTGGGAGTATAACTTCCGCGCCTCCACCATCCTTGGCACGGTCGGAGCCGGCGGCATCGGCTTTGAGCTGATGACCTCTCTTCGGATTATGAATTATCAGGAGGTTCTTGCCATCATGCTGGTCGTTCTTCTGATGGTCACCGTGGTCGATCAGGTCGGCGCTCTTCTTCGCCGCCAACTTCAATAA
- a CDS encoding phosphonate dehydrogenase, producing the protein MLPKIVITHKVHDEILTKLAPYARVSVNESDDTWAHDRLLAELSDATAMMAFMPDRIDATVLSHAPSLRLVACALKGFDNFDVAACTARGVHVSIVSDLLTDPTAELTIGLMIGLGRHILPGDEAVRIGYKGWRPRFYGVGLKGAAVGILGMGAIGKSIAERLTGFGTQASYWDRRELGSDDEERLKVTFTDFERLLSTSDFVVCALPLANDTQHLLGALEVAKMRKGTLLINPSRGSVVDEGAVVAALEAGHLAGYAADVYEMEDWARPDRPEAVHPGLVQRRTDTLLTPHIGSAVTKTRLAIEHEAADNIIDLLEGRRPRAAINEPASVL; encoded by the coding sequence ATGTTGCCCAAGATCGTTATCACGCACAAAGTCCATGACGAGATCCTGACCAAGCTGGCGCCTTATGCCCGCGTCAGCGTCAACGAGTCGGACGATACTTGGGCGCATGACAGGCTTTTGGCAGAACTCAGTGATGCGACTGCGATGATGGCTTTCATGCCGGATCGGATCGACGCTACGGTTCTGAGCCACGCTCCTAGCCTGCGGCTTGTAGCTTGCGCGTTGAAGGGTTTCGACAACTTTGATGTTGCTGCCTGCACGGCACGAGGGGTCCATGTCTCCATCGTGTCCGATCTTCTGACTGATCCGACCGCAGAACTGACCATCGGCTTGATGATTGGCTTGGGGCGGCACATCCTGCCGGGGGATGAAGCTGTCAGAATTGGCTACAAGGGGTGGAGACCGCGTTTCTACGGCGTGGGCCTGAAGGGCGCAGCGGTTGGCATCTTAGGCATGGGAGCGATCGGCAAGTCCATTGCTGAACGGCTCACGGGCTTTGGAACGCAAGCGAGCTATTGGGACAGGCGCGAGCTCGGTTCTGATGATGAAGAAAGGCTCAAGGTTACGTTCACGGATTTCGAACGGCTTCTTTCCACTTCGGATTTCGTAGTGTGTGCCCTTCCGCTCGCCAACGACACGCAGCATCTGCTCGGCGCACTGGAAGTTGCGAAGATGCGGAAGGGGACGCTTCTGATCAATCCATCACGTGGGAGCGTTGTGGACGAAGGGGCCGTGGTGGCTGCGCTGGAGGCGGGACATCTGGCGGGTTACGCCGCAGATGTCTACGAGATGGAGGACTGGGCGCGGCCGGATCGACCTGAAGCTGTCCATCCTGGCTTGGTGCAGCGTCGCACGGACACCTTGCTGACACCCCATATCGGCTCGGCGGTTACCAAGACTCGCCTTGCGATCGAGCATGAGGCGGCTGACAACATCATTGATCTTCTTGAAGGCCGCAGACCGCGAGCCGCTATCAATGAGCCCGCGTCTGTTCTCTAA